In the genome of Phaeodactylum tricornutum CCAP 1055/1 chromosome 20, whole genome shotgun sequence, one region contains:
- a CDS encoding predicted protein → MKLYGVPLSPPFRAVAWTLLQKNVPFKIQITVPGATNKIGSLHDSFLSKTKSRSGTVPVLEEDDGITLSESPAILTYLCEKHQWSDLYPNQPGTAHKALIDSYLHWHHENTRLIATLTMPYTRPDLNRTCTQEQESGVQSVLESLDQGWLANDAYIGGSDQASVADLLAYEEIAQASMTGVLDETISHSHPNLQAWMNRMEALPFHDAAHASLVALGNLKEPADDTPMMKRLGAATKEGMKALQDAQQTYVS, encoded by the coding sequence ATGAAACTTTACGGCGTTCCATTGTCCCCGCCGTTTCGGGCAGTGGCTTGGACGCTGCTACAAAAAAACGTTCCCTTTAAAATCCAAATTACAGTTCCGGGAGCTACCAATAAAATCGGTTCCTTGCATGACTCCTTTCTCTCCAAAACGAAATCTCGTAGCGGTACAGTACCTGTgctggaagaagatgatgggATAACTCTATCGGAGAGTCCGGCGATTCTGACGTATCTTTGCGAGAAGCACCAGTGGTCAGATTTGTATCCGAACCAGCCCGGAACCGCTCACAAGGCATTGATCGATTCCTACCTGCACTGGCATCACGAGAATACCCGTCTGATCGCAACGCTTACCATGCCCTATACCAGGCCTGATCTAAACCGAACTTGTACTCAAGAACAAGAGTCGGGGGTACAATCCGTGCTCGAATCACTTGATCAAGGCTGGTTGGCGAACGATGCTTACATTGGGGGCAGCGACCAGGCTTCAGTTGCCGACCTTTTGGCTTATGAGGAAATTGCGCAAGCTTCTATGACGGGCGTTTTGGATGAGACTATTTCCCACTCCCACCCCAACTTACAGGCCTGGATGAATAGAATGGAGGCGTTGCCCTTTCACGATGCGGCTCACGCGTCACTCGTTGCACTGGGAAACCTCAAAGAACCGGCGGACGATACTCCCATGATGAAGCGACTGGGCGCAGCTACAAAAGAAGGGATGAAAGCTTTGCAAGACGCGCAACAGACATATGTTTCTTAG